The proteins below come from a single Holdemania massiliensis genomic window:
- a CDS encoding MATE family efflux transporter, with protein sequence MNRKIRNTKAENGDMTTGSPIRLILRFAIPLFIGNIFQQVYTIADTMIAGYNLGDRAIAAIGATSSIYSLLIDFASGMNSGYGIVISRMYGAKDREGMKKSIAAAIVLNGLITLVLTVLSLFAIRPFMQGMNVPDRIFEDAYLYIVIILGGMASTNLYNMHAGILRAIGNSQAPLMFLILSCFINLSLDTLFIVNLGWGVQGAAMATVIAQSCAAVFSGVYLGLKYRQILPERRHFVIEAGVYKDVVTSGMAMAAMMCVVDFGSIIYQRAINGLGESLIAAHTAARRLIGIFMMPLASIATAYSTFVSQNWGAGKKQRVRHSLKNTMFMEIGWGLISACISIGFGTMMVRLLTGTTDVYIIEKSVQSLRFHLICFPALGLLLALRTALQAMGQKIIPILSSSFEFGVKLIAGLWLIPWLGYLCVCVSEPLIWITCTVFLAVVFLIQNPLNENEVKSK encoded by the coding sequence ATGAATAGAAAAATCAGGAATACAAAGGCTGAAAACGGCGATATGACAACAGGAAGTCCAATCCGGCTGATTCTGCGATTCGCCATTCCTTTATTTATCGGCAATATCTTTCAGCAGGTATATACGATCGCCGATACGATGATTGCAGGATATAATCTGGGCGACAGGGCAATCGCCGCAATTGGTGCGACAAGTTCAATTTATTCCCTGTTAATTGACTTTGCCTCCGGGATGAACAGCGGCTATGGGATCGTAATTTCACGAATGTATGGGGCAAAAGACAGGGAAGGGATGAAGAAGTCCATTGCTGCCGCAATCGTTTTAAACGGATTGATAACGTTAGTTTTAACTGTTTTATCGCTATTTGCAATACGGCCGTTTATGCAGGGGATGAATGTTCCCGATCGTATATTTGAGGATGCCTATCTCTATATTGTGATTATTTTAGGCGGGATGGCGTCTACCAATTTATACAATATGCATGCAGGAATTCTTCGTGCAATCGGAAACAGTCAGGCACCCTTGATGTTTTTAATTCTATCATGTTTCATTAACCTAAGCTTAGATACGCTGTTTATCGTAAACCTGGGCTGGGGTGTGCAGGGGGCGGCCATGGCAACGGTTATTGCACAAAGCTGTGCAGCAGTTTTCTCCGGCGTCTATCTGGGATTAAAATATCGGCAAATCCTTCCGGAAAGACGGCACTTTGTTATTGAAGCAGGTGTATACAAAGATGTGGTCACTTCAGGTATGGCAATGGCAGCGATGATGTGTGTTGTCGATTTCGGTTCCATTATTTATCAGCGTGCAATCAATGGCTTAGGTGAAAGCTTAATTGCAGCCCATACGGCTGCCCGCAGACTGATCGGTATTTTTATGATGCCGCTGGCATCCATTGCCACGGCGTATTCCACGTTTGTCAGTCAAAATTGGGGAGCTGGCAAAAAACAGCGTGTGAGGCACTCGTTAAAGAATACGATGTTCATGGAAATTGGCTGGGGACTCATTTCTGCCTGCATTAGTATTGGATTTGGAACCATGATGGTACGTCTTTTAACCGGTACAACAGATGTATATATCATTGAAAAATCAGTCCAGAGTCTGCGGTTTCATTTGATTTGTTTTCCCGCGCTTGGACTGCTTCTGGCTCTTCGGACGGCATTGCAGGCAATGGGACAAAAGATCATTCCGATCTTATCCAGCAGTTTTGAATTTGGGGTTAAACTGATCGCGGGATTATGGTTGATTCCGTGGCTTGGTTATCTGTGCGTCTGCGTGAGCGAACCGCTTATCTGGATAACCTGCACCGTTTTCTTGGCTGTCGTTTTTTTGATTCAAAATCCCCTGAATGAAAATGAGGTAAAGAGTAAATGA
- a CDS encoding iron-containing alcohol dehydrogenase: MNNFIFHMPTRVLFGAGQLSQLHNEKLPGKKAMIVTSSGQSVKQYGYLSRLQKELESAGVEYALFDEVRPNPTRKNVMDGAAAVKKEHCDFVIALGGGSVMDCSKCIALMAANPGEIWDYSLSQAGGKKNAEHNAIPIVCITTSAGTGSEVDIAAVISDDEAREKTGIFFPSMFPTLSVVDADLMLSVPAALTAYQGMDTFFHASESMINKNEHPMGEMFALKAIELTAKYLPAAYKDGSNKEARENMALANSLAAYYMLCTSAHTMEHVMGSFHPDLIHGAGLIMTAHAYYDFFAERKAAEEPMIKMAKAMGVEDASSGKDFIHALDHLIAEVGCADLKMSEVGITQAELKLYPQKIHEVLGGDITADPLPLSDQDYLEIYKKSYK, translated from the coding sequence ATGAATAACTTTATTTTCCACATGCCGACCCGTGTGCTCTTCGGTGCCGGTCAGCTCAGCCAGCTGCATAACGAAAAGCTTCCAGGTAAAAAAGCGATGATTGTCACTTCGAGCGGACAGTCTGTTAAGCAATACGGTTATTTATCCCGGCTGCAAAAGGAACTGGAATCTGCCGGAGTTGAATATGCGCTCTTCGATGAAGTCCGTCCGAACCCAACAAGGAAAAATGTGATGGATGGAGCAGCAGCCGTCAAGAAAGAGCACTGTGATTTCGTCATCGCGCTGGGCGGCGGTTCGGTTATGGACTGCAGTAAATGTATTGCGCTGATGGCAGCCAATCCAGGAGAAATTTGGGATTACAGCCTGAGTCAAGCGGGCGGAAAGAAAAATGCCGAACACAATGCCATACCGATTGTCTGCATCACAACCTCGGCTGGCACCGGCAGCGAAGTGGACATTGCCGCAGTCATCTCCGATGACGAAGCCAGAGAAAAAACAGGGATATTCTTCCCTTCAATGTTTCCGACGCTCTCTGTTGTTGATGCTGATCTCATGCTGAGTGTGCCTGCAGCGCTGACGGCTTATCAGGGAATGGATACATTCTTTCACGCATCTGAAAGCATGATCAACAAAAATGAACATCCGATGGGTGAGATGTTTGCCCTCAAGGCGATAGAACTGACAGCGAAATATCTGCCTGCTGCTTATAAGGATGGTTCCAATAAAGAAGCACGGGAGAACATGGCGCTGGCCAATTCGCTAGCAGCCTATTATATGCTGTGCACCTCTGCCCATACGATGGAACATGTCATGGGAAGTTTTCATCCTGATCTGATTCATGGGGCTGGTCTGATCATGACAGCGCATGCTTATTATGATTTCTTTGCAGAGCGTAAAGCGGCAGAAGAACCGATGATTAAGATGGCAAAAGCAATGGGCGTTGAAGATGCATCTTCAGGAAAAGACTTTATCCATGCGCTGGATCATCTGATTGCTGAAGTGGGATGCGCAGATCTGAAAATGAGTGAAGTCGGAATTACGCAAGCGGAATTAAAACTGTATCCGCAGAAAATCCATGAAGTCTTGGGCGGCGATATCACAGCTGATCCGCTGCCGCTCTCTGATCAGGATTATCTGGAAATTTATAAGAAATCCTACAAGTAA
- a CDS encoding helix-turn-helix transcriptional regulator, translating to MERNELCAAIAKLRSQFLTLDWTYHDFPVGNESEKMFYWPGSLDEEILICVHQSRGRQELFHRHNFFYFNFTYQGEYDSISFKYDHRITIHEGELYAGQPFAGHALCVHDDTETTIIGLLIQRETFFRTFLPLLSSNTRLFHFLLDPSTNQFSDEFLHFKIEHDCNIRTLLEMMVIEYANKQEDTQAVLKSLALSFLLQVARQFVQTNKESSSSSLSEKIVQYMSEHFDTVTLKEIADHFSYHPNYISTLLHRELGKSFSEILLTQRMERAVILMKGTDLSINEIALMLGYSNNSNFYKAFKDFYGTSPREYIG from the coding sequence ATGGAAAGAAACGAATTATGCGCTGCCATTGCCAAGCTCCGCAGCCAATTTTTAACATTAGACTGGACCTATCACGATTTTCCAGTCGGCAACGAATCAGAAAAAATGTTTTACTGGCCAGGATCCTTGGATGAGGAAATCTTAATCTGCGTCCATCAAAGCCGAGGACGGCAGGAGCTTTTCCATCGGCATAACTTTTTTTACTTTAATTTTACTTATCAAGGGGAATATGATTCGATCAGTTTTAAATATGATCATCGAATTACCATTCATGAAGGAGAGCTTTACGCAGGACAGCCATTTGCAGGACATGCCCTGTGTGTGCATGATGACACAGAAACGACGATCATCGGCCTGCTCATCCAAAGGGAAACCTTTTTTAGAACATTTTTGCCTTTATTATCTTCCAACACCAGACTCTTCCATTTTTTACTCGATCCGTCAACCAATCAGTTTTCTGATGAATTTCTGCATTTTAAAATTGAACATGACTGTAATATTCGTACACTGCTGGAAATGATGGTTATTGAATATGCTAACAAGCAGGAAGATACACAGGCCGTCCTCAAATCACTGGCCCTTTCTTTCCTGCTGCAGGTAGCGCGGCAGTTTGTGCAGACAAACAAAGAATCTTCCAGCAGCAGTCTGTCTGAAAAAATTGTACAGTATATGAGTGAGCACTTTGATACAGTGACATTAAAAGAGATTGCTGATCATTTTTCCTATCATCCTAACTACATATCAACGCTGCTTCATCGCGAACTAGGCAAATCCTTTTCTGAAATCCTGCTTACGCAGCGAATGGAAAGGGCAGTGATTCTGATGAAAGGAACTGATCTATCGATCAATGAGATCGCCTTGATGCTGGGCTACAGCAACAACAGTAATTTCTATAAAGCCTTCAAAGATTTTTATGGGACTTCCCCACGAGAATATATTGGATAG
- a CDS encoding excinuclease ABC subunit UvrA: MGEQKMEADQRKKQEKRIPDKIEVRNARVHNLKNIDVDIPLNQIVGIAGVSGSGKSSLALGVLYAEGSRRYLDALSTYTRRRMTQAAKAQVDEVNFIPAALALHQRPSVPGIRSTFGTGTELLNSLRLMYSRLASHCCPHGHYVKPSLAVAAGQKLVCPQCQVHFSALSAEELAFNSQGACPVCGGTGVVRTVDQAALVPDESLTIDEGAVAPWNTLMWSLMTDVCRAMGVRTDVPFSQLSKQERDIVFHGPAEKKHIFYKPKNGNQAGELDFTYFNANYTVENALAKVKDEKGMKRVEKFLKQDVCPECGGTRLSAEARKPKLQGISLDEACAMTLDQLVEWVSQVPDSLPAEMRPMAEAICESFQLVAKRLMDLGLGYLSLDRAAATLSTGERQRMQLARAVRNRTTGVLYVLDEPSIGLHPSNITGLTGVMQDLIADGNSVVLVDHDTQILSEADWIVELGPEAGAEGGRILAQGPLQSVVKNPQSQIGPFLLGQGSRRQRKPIGPDQVFDRGRIHLSTGEIHTVKPLEVDIPQGRLTVVTGVSGSGKTTLILESLIPALEAQITGKQLPSHIKAISAESIQQVKLIDATPIGVNVRSTVATYANVHDELRKIYARTPESRALQYKAGDFSYNTGQLRCPTCDGTGTISLDVQFLPDIEIPCPECRGTRYARKADLIKRKGKAGNAYSLPEIMAMDVKQALAACEDLKTVAQRLQVLQDLGLGYLTLGEETPSLSGGEAQRLKLASEMGRKQTGTVFVFDEPTIGLHPLDVRTLLQVFDRLVEFGATVLVIEHDLDMISNADYLIDMGPGGGNAGGRIVAVGTPETVMDNPQSVTGKYLKKVKEQH; the protein is encoded by the coding sequence ATGGGGGAACAGAAGATGGAGGCAGATCAGAGAAAAAAGCAGGAAAAAAGGATTCCCGATAAGATTGAAGTACGCAATGCCCGGGTACATAATCTGAAAAATATAGATGTGGATATTCCATTGAATCAGATCGTCGGCATCGCCGGTGTTTCCGGTTCCGGAAAATCCTCGCTGGCTTTGGGCGTTTTGTATGCGGAAGGTTCAAGACGTTATCTCGATGCGCTCTCCACGTATACGCGCCGCCGCATGACCCAGGCGGCTAAGGCGCAGGTGGATGAGGTGAATTTTATTCCCGCGGCGCTGGCGCTGCATCAGCGTCCCAGCGTGCCCGGCATCCGCAGTACGTTTGGAACCGGCACAGAGCTTTTGAACAGCCTGCGGTTAATGTATTCCCGGCTTGCCAGTCATTGCTGCCCGCATGGACACTATGTCAAACCTTCGCTTGCCGTGGCCGCCGGTCAAAAACTAGTTTGTCCTCAATGTCAGGTGCATTTCTCCGCCCTTTCCGCGGAAGAGCTTGCCTTTAACAGTCAGGGAGCCTGTCCTGTCTGCGGCGGAACGGGTGTTGTCCGCACTGTGGATCAGGCGGCTTTGGTTCCTGATGAATCCCTGACGATTGATGAAGGCGCGGTAGCTCCTTGGAATACGCTGATGTGGTCGTTAATGACAGATGTATGCCGGGCGATGGGGGTGCGCACAGATGTTCCGTTCTCACAATTGAGTAAACAGGAACGGGATATTGTCTTTCATGGACCCGCAGAGAAGAAGCATATTTTCTATAAACCGAAAAATGGCAATCAGGCTGGGGAATTGGATTTCACTTATTTCAACGCCAATTACACGGTGGAAAATGCGCTGGCAAAGGTCAAAGATGAAAAGGGCATGAAGCGGGTTGAAAAGTTTTTGAAGCAGGATGTTTGTCCGGAATGCGGCGGAACCCGGCTTTCAGCCGAGGCAAGAAAGCCGAAGCTGCAGGGAATTTCGCTCGATGAAGCCTGTGCGATGACGCTGGATCAGTTAGTCGAATGGGTGAGTCAGGTACCGGATTCCCTGCCTGCCGAAATGCGTCCGATGGCAGAGGCAATCTGCGAATCCTTCCAACTGGTGGCCAAACGGCTGATGGATTTAGGCTTGGGTTATCTGAGTCTGGATCGGGCGGCCGCAACCCTTTCGACCGGTGAGCGGCAGCGCATGCAGCTGGCCCGGGCAGTCCGCAACCGCACAACGGGGGTATTGTATGTCTTGGATGAACCGTCGATCGGACTGCATCCGTCGAATATCACCGGTTTGACCGGAGTAATGCAGGATCTGATTGCCGATGGGAACTCCGTAGTGCTGGTCGATCATGACACGCAGATCTTATCCGAAGCAGACTGGATTGTGGAATTGGGACCGGAAGCGGGGGCAGAGGGCGGCCGCATTCTTGCCCAGGGTCCGCTGCAGTCGGTTGTCAAAAATCCCCAATCGCAGATCGGCCCCTTTCTGTTGGGACAAGGCAGCCGGCGGCAAAGGAAACCCATTGGGCCTGACCAAGTGTTTGATCGGGGTAGAATTCACTTATCAACCGGCGAGATTCATACCGTAAAACCCTTGGAGGTGGACATTCCGCAGGGACGGCTTACGGTGGTGACAGGCGTGTCCGGATCAGGGAAAACCACGCTTATTCTGGAAAGTCTGATTCCCGCGCTTGAAGCCCAAATCACCGGGAAGCAGCTTCCCTCTCATATTAAAGCCATTTCAGCGGAATCAATACAGCAGGTGAAGCTGATCGACGCGACTCCGATTGGAGTGAATGTGCGCTCAACCGTAGCGACGTATGCCAATGTTCATGATGAACTGCGGAAAATCTATGCAAGAACTCCGGAAAGCCGGGCTTTGCAATACAAAGCCGGAGATTTTTCCTACAATACCGGACAACTGCGCTGCCCAACCTGCGACGGAACGGGAACGATCAGTCTTGACGTTCAGTTTCTTCCCGATATCGAAATCCCTTGTCCTGAGTGTCGGGGAACCCGATATGCCAGAAAAGCTGATCTGATTAAGCGTAAAGGCAAAGCCGGAAACGCCTATTCTCTGCCGGAAATCATGGCGATGGATGTAAAGCAGGCGTTAGCAGCGTGTGAGGACTTAAAAACAGTTGCACAGCGGCTGCAGGTTCTGCAGGATTTAGGTCTGGGCTATCTGACGCTGGGGGAAGAAACGCCGAGTTTATCCGGCGGGGAAGCGCAGCGGCTTAAGCTAGCTTCAGAAATGGGACGAAAGCAGACCGGAACCGTATTTGTTTTTGATGAGCCGACAATCGGACTGCATCCGCTGGATGTCCGCACTTTGCTGCAAGTCTTTGACCGGCTGGTGGAGTTTGGCGCGACGGTTCTTGTCATCGAACATGATCTGGATATGATTTCCAACGCTGATTATCTTATTGATATGGGACCGGGCGGCGGGAATGCCGGGGGACGGATTGTCGCTGTCGGCACCCCGGAAACCGTGATGGACAATCCCCAAAGTGTAACGGGGAAGTATTTAAAGAAAGTTAAGGAACAGCATTAA
- a CDS encoding MATE family efflux transporter yields MKFNWNKENAAFYRKLFSLVLPIAFQQFMLAAVSASDALMLGFVNQDALSAASLAGQITFVFNLFMGGLTMGTSILAAQYYGKGDMDSIERIFAYVMKISFLISAVFFLASFLVPEKLMQFFTQEPQLITGGIVYLRIVAVSYLFTGISQIYLCILKNTGFAVKSMIIGSMAVIVNILLNFSLIFGLFFFPKLGIAGAALATSVSKLLEMGWAQAESMRKNHARFHLKLCFSVQPQLKKDYWRYSLPMLGDYLVWGLGFTMYSVIMGHLGNDAVAANSIANIVKNLIVSFCTGLANGGGILVGNELGMGNLSRARTVGEILWKLALFSGMASGLLLIILTPLILNVTVLSPQATQYLKGMLILCACYMAAKSINMMTIAGVFPAGGDSRFGLICDTVTMWGFAVPVGFLAAFYFHLPVVAVFFLINLDEVVKVPAAIWHYKQYGWLKNITRETESSAAAIGY; encoded by the coding sequence ATGAAATTTAATTGGAATAAAGAGAATGCAGCCTTTTATCGAAAGCTGTTCTCGCTTGTTTTGCCAATCGCTTTTCAGCAGTTCATGTTAGCGGCCGTCAGTGCATCGGATGCACTGATGCTGGGATTTGTGAATCAGGATGCGCTTTCAGCAGCATCCCTGGCGGGACAGATCACATTTGTGTTTAATCTCTTTATGGGCGGATTGACAATGGGGACAAGTATTTTGGCAGCGCAGTACTACGGCAAAGGGGATATGGATTCGATTGAGCGAATTTTTGCCTATGTCATGAAAATCTCTTTTTTGATCTCCGCGGTTTTCTTTCTGGCTTCGTTTTTAGTTCCAGAAAAATTAATGCAGTTTTTTACTCAAGAACCTCAATTAATTACAGGCGGTATTGTATATCTTAGGATTGTGGCTGTTTCCTATTTATTTACGGGGATCTCGCAGATTTATCTCTGTATATTAAAGAACACAGGATTCGCTGTAAAAAGTATGATCATCGGTTCAATGGCAGTGATCGTGAATATTCTTTTGAACTTCAGTCTTATTTTTGGATTGTTCTTTTTTCCCAAGCTTGGGATTGCGGGAGCGGCTCTGGCAACCTCTGTTTCCAAACTGCTTGAAATGGGCTGGGCACAAGCTGAATCAATGCGTAAAAATCATGCACGGTTTCATCTCAAACTTTGCTTTTCCGTTCAACCCCAACTGAAAAAAGATTATTGGCGATACAGTCTGCCGATGCTAGGGGATTATCTTGTATGGGGGCTGGGCTTTACGATGTATTCAGTGATCATGGGACATTTGGGAAATGACGCGGTTGCGGCTAATTCCATAGCCAATATTGTAAAAAATCTCATTGTCAGTTTTTGCACAGGACTTGCCAACGGCGGAGGGATTCTTGTTGGAAATGAACTTGGCATGGGGAACCTATCAAGAGCCCGGACCGTTGGGGAAATTCTTTGGAAATTGGCATTGTTCAGCGGAATGGCTTCCGGACTGCTTTTAATCATCCTTACTCCGCTTATTCTGAATGTTACGGTTTTAAGTCCGCAAGCCACCCAGTATTTGAAAGGAATGCTGATTCTTTGTGCCTGCTACATGGCAGCGAAATCAATCAATATGATGACGATTGCAGGCGTGTTTCCGGCTGGGGGCGACTCCCGCTTTGGCTTGATCTGTGATACGGTGACCATGTGGGGATTTGCCGTGCCTGTCGGCTTTCTGGCAGCGTTTTATTTCCACCTGCCGGTTGTCGCTGTCTTTTTCCTAATCAATTTAGACGAGGTGGTTAAAGTTCCAGCAGCGATCTGGCATTATAAACAATATGGCTGGCTGAAGAATATCACTAGAGAGACAGAAAGCTCCGCGGCAGCAATAGGATATTAA
- a CDS encoding heme-binding protein, with amino-acid sequence MEKNEQEILQEENELFFNQFNHHDAWLIGNEILRLYCGERSKANGDKGIGIRISLQNLVLFQYLMDGKKDDSWLIRKENTVMKFSHSSLYIRAVNDRTKQYEAFKEDKTLAICGGGFPIRMEGQVRGSISVSGLVHHEDHDLIIEALRNHKHKEVR; translated from the coding sequence TTGGAAAAAAATGAACAGGAAATTCTTCAGGAAGAAAATGAGTTGTTTTTTAATCAATTCAATCATCATGATGCCTGGCTGATCGGGAATGAAATTTTACGATTGTATTGCGGGGAGCGAAGTAAAGCCAACGGGGATAAGGGAATTGGAATCCGTATTTCCCTGCAGAACCTCGTTCTGTTTCAATATTTGATGGATGGCAAAAAAGATGACTCCTGGCTGATCCGGAAAGAGAATACAGTAATGAAGTTCAGTCACAGCTCTCTCTACATCCGAGCTGTGAACGACAGGACAAAGCAGTATGAGGCGTTTAAAGAAGACAAAACTTTGGCAATCTGCGGAGGTGGATTTCCAATCCGTATGGAAGGACAGGTTCGCGGCAGCATATCGGTCTCTGGATTAGTTCATCACGAAGACCACGATTTGATCATTGAGGCCTTAAGAAATCACAAGCATAAGGAGGTGCGCTGA
- a CDS encoding sugar O-acetyltransferase, with protein sequence MKEIEKLDAGLTYDFWDEEVNARKIQALENCQKLNAIPIQNTEQRTQMLQSFFGSVGEDVVVLPVFNCDYGRNIHVGNHFLTNYNVTILDIAPVWIGNHVMIGPGTLITTVNHPISPLGRRQHLAVSKSVTIGDDVWIGGNVTILPGVTVGNNVIVAAGAVVTKDVPNNCLVGGVPAKVIRSLENDIIEQNEK encoded by the coding sequence ATGAAAGAAATTGAAAAATTAGACGCAGGATTAACTTATGATTTTTGGGATGAAGAGGTAAATGCACGAAAGATTCAGGCTTTGGAAAATTGTCAGAAGCTCAATGCAATCCCCATCCAAAACACGGAGCAGCGAACACAAATGCTGCAGTCCTTTTTTGGTTCTGTTGGGGAAGATGTTGTTGTTCTGCCGGTTTTTAATTGTGATTATGGCAGGAACATTCATGTCGGCAATCACTTTTTAACCAATTATAATGTTACGATTCTTGACATTGCGCCAGTATGGATTGGAAATCATGTCATGATCGGACCAGGGACATTGATTACTACGGTGAATCATCCAATTTCCCCATTAGGACGGCGGCAGCACCTTGCCGTTAGCAAGTCGGTCACGATTGGAGATGATGTGTGGATTGGCGGAAATGTTACTATTTTACCCGGCGTTACGGTGGGGAATAATGTGATCGTTGCTGCAGGAGCAGTTGTAACAAAGGATGTTCCAAATAATTGCCTGGTCGGCGGAGTTCCGGCTAAAGTGATTCGCAGCCTTGAAAATGATATAATAGAACAAAATGAAAAATAG
- a CDS encoding FAD-dependent oxidoreductase: protein MKKTLALCSAFLLMVSALSGCSTSNGKPADQPSASPATAYDEEKNADVIVVGAGGAGLSAAISAVDNGAQNVIIIEKTNRTGGNLNLTSGSMSAAETSLQKEAGLEDTKASFVEDIMKNGAQLGNRELVEAFVNEDTDMFEWMLEHGLADNQFNIDKATGGKAVFAPEHQLYSIQRTYKAKADDPEHYSSAAHEVLDQYIKTLDNVAIDFNTDGVKLLANDKGQVLSVEAVTEDGKTVKYTASKGVIMATGGYSGNFKLMGKYAEHGADYLSSTTSMGEGIRMMQEVGGNVDETAMSYIPTFPMGVQTGPQSGTIGSTYTWKAGGICVNQEGKRFVNEQEARVDVREVALEEQPGAVQYDIFTDKIVADLSAAGGDMMYQMYFNPETGRAKNLVKSAATLDELAAMINVPAEALKTTVEAYNKAVDGDAEDEFGRSFDPTPSAYSVAVNKIEGDKYYAIPLKALVVMTLGGVSIDTESHVLDESGNVIPGLYAAGECTGGIWGKFVSGGTGVMGPITFGRIAGRAAMNDTLAEGYTVKAASNLFDTSLFEKETASADRFDMSKPLKDGEYTATVDGQEGPMSVKTTIADGKISAVEITEQHETAGVSDKAISDLPASIVVENSVNVDTISGCTLSSGRILDAVTDCLNQASAQ from the coding sequence GCTTTGAGCGGATGCTCAACATCAAATGGAAAACCAGCCGATCAGCCGTCGGCTTCTCCGGCCACGGCGTATGATGAGGAGAAAAATGCCGATGTGATTGTTGTCGGCGCCGGCGGAGCGGGGTTGTCCGCTGCAATTTCAGCTGTTGACAACGGAGCTCAGAACGTCATCATTATTGAGAAGACCAACCGTACCGGAGGCAATCTGAATCTGACATCCGGTTCGATGTCCGCTGCGGAAACCTCACTGCAGAAGGAAGCCGGACTGGAAGACACGAAAGCTTCCTTTGTCGAAGACATTATGAAGAACGGAGCGCAGCTGGGCAACCGGGAACTGGTAGAAGCGTTTGTCAACGAAGATACCGACATGTTTGAATGGATGCTGGAGCATGGTTTGGCTGACAATCAATTCAATATTGATAAGGCGACCGGCGGCAAGGCTGTTTTCGCGCCGGAACACCAGTTGTATTCCATCCAGCGGACGTATAAAGCCAAGGCGGATGATCCTGAACATTATTCCAGCGCGGCGCATGAGGTGCTGGATCAGTACATCAAGACTTTGGATAACGTTGCGATTGACTTCAATACCGACGGCGTGAAGCTGCTGGCGAATGACAAGGGCCAGGTTTTAAGCGTTGAAGCGGTCACGGAAGACGGCAAGACTGTCAAATATACCGCATCCAAGGGCGTGATCATGGCGACCGGCGGCTATTCCGGAAACTTTAAGCTGATGGGCAAATACGCCGAGCATGGCGCTGATTATCTCAGCTCTACAACCTCAATGGGTGAGGGAATCCGGATGATGCAGGAAGTTGGCGGCAACGTGGATGAAACCGCGATGAGCTATATTCCGACATTCCCAATGGGGGTTCAGACGGGTCCGCAAAGCGGAACGATCGGTTCGACCTATACCTGGAAAGCCGGCGGCATCTGCGTCAATCAGGAAGGCAAGCGGTTTGTCAACGAACAGGAAGCCCGCGTGGATGTCCGTGAAGTCGCCCTGGAAGAACAGCCGGGCGCGGTTCAGTATGATATCTTTACCGATAAGATCGTAGCCGATCTCTCGGCAGCCGGCGGCGATATGATGTATCAGATGTATTTCAATCCGGAAACCGGACGGGCCAAGAATCTGGTCAAGTCCGCAGCGACATTGGATGAGCTGGCAGCGATGATCAATGTGCCGGCGGAAGCGCTGAAGACTACGGTTGAAGCTTACAACAAGGCCGTGGATGGAGATGCTGAAGATGAATTCGGACGCAGCTTTGATCCGACGCCGTCCGCTTACAGCGTTGCCGTCAACAAGATTGAAGGCGACAAGTATTATGCCATTCCGTTAAAGGCGCTGGTCGTTATGACACTGGGCGGCGTTTCGATTGATACAGAATCGCATGTTCTCGATGAGAGCGGCAATGTCATTCCAGGTCTGTATGCGGCAGGCGAATGCACCGGCGGCATCTGGGGTAAGTTCGTATCCGGCGGCACCGGCGTCATGGGTCCGATCACCTTCGGACGGATTGCCGGACGCGCAGCGATGAACGACACCCTGGCAGAAGGCTATACCGTCAAAGCGGCCTCCAACCTGTTTGACACATCCCTGTTTGAAAAGGAAACAGCATCTGCCGATCGTTTCGATATGAGCAAGCCGCTCAAAGACGGCGAATACACAGCGACTGTCGATGGACAGGAAGGTCCGATGAGCGTCAAGACGACGATCGCGGACGGCAAGATCAGTGCGGTGGAAATCACCGAGCAGCATGAAACCGCCGGTGTTTCCGACAAGGCGATCAGCGATCTGCCTGCGTCCATCGTCGTGGAAAACTCAGTCAATGTGGATACCATTTCCGGCTGCACGCTGTCCAGCGGCAGAATCCTGGATGCGGTGACCGACTGCCTGAATCAGGCCTCAGCACAATAA